In one Neobacillus sp. CF12 genomic region, the following are encoded:
- a CDS encoding serine hydrolase domain-containing protein — MRLEEAKLEIERKLKEMVDRDAKIPNAYLLFHSDRHAIHWSLAHGGSDDMPANAEQPYHTASIAKTFTAMIIAKLVEGGKLLYEDRLDKYLQDDLMSDLHIYKGKDYSREITIQHLIGNTSGLGDFYEEKPKLGKPFLDIMLDEPSRYWSAKETIEWTKQQISPRFKPGEKVHYTNTGFNLLGLVIEEVTSKPYHQVLHEMIFQPQRMNHTYLSQYSEPAEQNPYPVAKLNLKNREINVEDYRSFSSIYAGGQTVSTSEDLLKFMKALAAGSVVHKDTLESMKQWQKMWIGVDYGSGLMRVRMLPIIQKYNVWGHLGSIGSFMLYNLGMDIYIIGNFNKSGHLTKTVRFLFNTLRTLSKAIS, encoded by the coding sequence ATGAGATTAGAAGAGGCAAAGCTAGAGATAGAGCGTAAGTTAAAAGAGATGGTGGATCGTGACGCTAAGATTCCTAATGCTTATTTACTCTTCCATTCAGATCGACATGCTATTCATTGGAGTTTGGCTCATGGGGGAAGTGATGATATGCCTGCAAATGCAGAGCAGCCTTATCATACTGCAAGTATTGCTAAAACGTTCACTGCTATGATAATTGCAAAGCTAGTGGAAGGAGGTAAACTACTTTATGAAGATCGACTAGACAAATATCTCCAAGATGACCTCATGAGTGATTTACATATTTATAAAGGTAAAGACTATTCACGTGAGATTACGATTCAACATTTAATCGGCAATACTTCTGGATTAGGCGACTTTTACGAGGAAAAACCAAAGTTGGGCAAACCATTTTTAGATATCATGCTGGATGAGCCCTCTCGGTATTGGTCAGCAAAAGAGACGATTGAGTGGACTAAGCAGCAAATTAGCCCTCGGTTTAAGCCAGGGGAGAAGGTTCATTACACCAATACGGGTTTCAATCTATTAGGATTAGTCATTGAAGAGGTCACTTCAAAACCTTACCACCAAGTCCTTCATGAAATGATTTTCCAACCTCAAAGGATGAATCATACCTATTTGTCTCAATACTCAGAGCCTGCAGAGCAAAACCCTTATCCGGTAGCGAAGTTAAACTTGAAGAACAGAGAGATTAATGTAGAAGACTACCGAAGCTTCAGCAGTATTTATGCAGGCGGACAAACAGTGAGCACCTCAGAGGATTTATTAAAATTCATGAAAGCGCTAGCTGCTGGTTCAGTTGTCCATAAGGATACCTTAGAAAGTATGAAGCAATGGCAGAAAATGTGGATAGGAGTTGATTACGGATCCGGTCTTATGAGAGTTCGTATGCTGCCCATTATCCAAAAATACAACGTATGGGGACACCTGGGATCCATTGGTTCCTTCATGCTATACAACCTAGGCATGGACATCTACATTATCGGAAACTTCAACAAATCAGGCCACCTAACCAAAACCGTCCGCTTCCTATTTAACACCCTGAGGACATTGTCAAAGGCAATAAGTTAA
- a CDS encoding CGCGG family rSAM-modified RiPP protein gives MDKNWSISLEHEEYSMDMELVIKDGIEAVEKTCKGFYVNLVTPASFGNPADYLGEALVENFGSGIEMKFIDQCGCGGYVLRVWKNH, from the coding sequence ATGGATAAGAATTGGTCAATTTCACTTGAACATGAAGAGTATTCAATGGATATGGAGTTGGTTATCAAGGATGGTATCGAGGCAGTGGAAAAGACATGTAAGGGGTTCTATGTAAACCTTGTTACTCCTGCTTCTTTTGGGAATCCTGCTGACTATTTGGGAGAAGCATTAGTGGAGAATTTCGGAAGCGGGATCGAAATGAAATTTATCGACCAATGCGGTTGTGGAGGGTATGTGCTGCGAGTATGGAAAAACCACTAA
- a CDS encoding YitT family protein yields the protein MKKSLKDIALILIGSLIFAVGVNYFTIPNTLSEGGILGITIITHYLFHWSPGVVNFVLNVALLMIGYKFFDKRTMVYTIISIVASSGFLYLTEDVGKQLTEDTFLAAIFAGLLVGVGLGLIFRTGGTSGGSTILARLTNQLLGWSIGKGMLIFDIIVVAGSVFIIGLEKSMYTLLVVFIGAKAIDFIVEGLDEKVAVLIISNSPEMVLENITSKMSRGITVLDGRGGYSGQNKDVLYIVINKQEIVQLKSIINTIDKNAYVTIHNVHEMMGKGYKAS from the coding sequence ATGAAAAAATCATTGAAAGATATCGCACTAATTTTAATAGGATCCCTTATTTTCGCAGTCGGGGTAAATTATTTTACGATTCCCAACACTCTTTCAGAGGGCGGCATTTTGGGGATTACAATCATTACCCATTATTTGTTCCACTGGTCGCCTGGGGTTGTGAATTTTGTATTAAACGTTGCCCTCTTAATGATAGGGTATAAATTTTTTGACAAACGAACGATGGTTTACACGATTATTTCCATTGTTGCTAGCTCTGGTTTCCTATATCTGACAGAGGATGTTGGTAAGCAACTAACGGAGGACACCTTTCTGGCGGCGATCTTTGCTGGATTATTGGTGGGCGTTGGATTGGGATTGATCTTTCGAACGGGCGGTACATCAGGAGGATCAACCATCTTAGCACGGCTCACCAATCAACTGTTAGGCTGGAGCATTGGGAAAGGAATGCTAATTTTTGATATCATCGTTGTGGCGGGATCGGTTTTTATCATTGGTCTAGAAAAATCAATGTACACCCTTTTGGTTGTATTTATTGGTGCGAAGGCCATTGATTTCATTGTGGAAGGATTAGATGAAAAAGTAGCCGTTTTAATTATATCTAATTCACCGGAAATGGTTTTAGAGAATATCACTAGTAAGATGTCTAGAGGGATCACGGTTCTTGATGGGCGCGGCGGCTATTCCGGTCAGAATAAAGATGTACTTTACATCGTCATTAATAAACAAGAAATCGTTCAGCTAAAAAGCATCATCAATACCATTGATAAAAATGCCTACGTTACCATCCATAATGTACATGAAATGATGGGAAAGGGCTATAAAGCCTCATAA
- a CDS encoding DUF4084 domain-containing protein — protein sequence MGVSRMDWLVRKNILIYYTFFQTLGYYFWLFFWDKDTGTTTFVENILLIAASLTTSIILFSVYRKLKTNDKYVWLLLSLGSFCNLLAILANSYFLHIELLPTGWNDFFYLLQIACYFFAFIYKIRLNSENLHLIKLTFDTSIIMTVAITFSWQFIIRDIFSQSNSFIAIGYPIGDLLLFFGAIIFYLGAENIFPYRVFVFIFSSLFIQVLANSSYLYLSLTNISFSENLFQPLWPFALLLMGIAGTLTIEKDTNADSSAQSKYKIDSLKDSISLRLLLPYISVILLFMVMIFQSKESKSFIIGSAAAILLVILRHVFTSLENQTLLSKYHALTEELEQKIGERTAELSSKNQQLLSAVRKMKHMAYHDVLSGLPNRRMFLERLVTAMEEAKRNHYKLAIIFIDLDRFKNINDTLGHEFGDLLLKHVTKQMALSVRKIDTISRQGGDEFTILLNRIRAEEDVIPLIERIRAIVAKPILISGQELHVSMSIGIAFYPTDGKNTDELMKNADMAMYRAKEEGRDNYKFYSMDMNKAMSRKMALEKGLRKALKNEEFVLVYQPQVHLQTGEIVGVETLLRWNTMEAGMVSPNQFIPVAEESGLIIPIGEWVLKQACLQGKAWHDLGHTHIKVAVNLSPVQFLHDHLVEMVNKALRTTGFNPNYLELEITEGVAFTDAEAAIKKMQNIRNLGVRISLDDFGTGYSSFMYLKRFPINTLKIPKPFNQDIMLNQKDRALVETIIYLGHSLGLSVIAEGIENEEQLTILKELHCDVIQGDLYSKPISVTQVGAIIESNRSILTY from the coding sequence ATGGGAGTGTCTCGGATGGACTGGTTAGTAAGAAAAAATATCTTAATATACTATACATTTTTTCAGACTCTTGGTTATTATTTTTGGCTCTTTTTTTGGGACAAAGACACGGGGACCACAACATTCGTGGAGAATATACTTTTAATAGCCGCCTCCCTCACTACATCTATTATTCTATTTTCCGTGTATAGAAAACTTAAAACGAATGATAAATACGTATGGCTTCTACTATCACTGGGGAGTTTTTGTAACCTATTGGCGATTCTGGCAAATAGCTATTTTCTACATATAGAACTTCTGCCTACAGGATGGAATGATTTCTTCTATCTGCTACAAATTGCCTGTTATTTCTTCGCCTTTATTTACAAGATACGGCTCAATAGTGAAAACCTGCACCTGATAAAACTTACCTTTGATACCTCTATTATTATGACCGTGGCAATTACTTTTAGCTGGCAGTTTATCATTCGCGATATCTTTTCTCAAAGTAACTCTTTTATTGCGATCGGATATCCGATTGGAGATTTGCTTCTCTTTTTCGGTGCCATTATCTTCTACCTAGGTGCTGAAAACATTTTCCCTTACAGGGTATTCGTTTTCATTTTTTCAAGCTTATTCATTCAAGTTTTAGCAAATTCGTCATACCTATATTTAAGCCTAACAAATATTTCGTTTTCAGAAAATCTATTTCAACCGTTATGGCCGTTTGCTCTTTTATTAATGGGCATTGCAGGAACATTAACAATCGAAAAAGATACAAATGCAGATTCATCTGCACAATCTAAATATAAAATTGATTCTTTAAAGGATTCTATTTCCTTACGATTATTATTACCTTATATCAGCGTGATTCTTTTGTTTATGGTCATGATTTTTCAAAGTAAAGAGTCTAAAAGTTTCATTATCGGCTCAGCTGCAGCCATACTCCTTGTGATATTACGGCATGTCTTTACCTCTTTAGAAAATCAAACATTGTTATCGAAATATCATGCCCTGACAGAAGAATTGGAGCAGAAAATTGGGGAAAGAACGGCAGAACTTAGTTCCAAAAACCAACAGCTTCTCTCTGCCGTTCGAAAAATGAAACATATGGCCTACCATGATGTCCTAAGCGGACTGCCAAATAGACGAATGTTTTTAGAACGGCTGGTGACAGCCATGGAAGAGGCTAAACGCAATCATTATAAACTAGCGATCATCTTCATAGATTTAGATCGTTTTAAAAATATTAATGATACTCTGGGGCATGAATTTGGTGATTTACTGTTAAAGCATGTTACCAAACAAATGGCATTAAGCGTCCGGAAAATTGATACGATTTCTCGGCAAGGCGGCGATGAATTTACCATTTTATTAAATCGAATCCGTGCGGAAGAAGATGTAATCCCCCTAATCGAACGAATCCGGGCAATTGTAGCAAAACCTATTCTTATTTCTGGACAAGAACTGCATGTCTCAATGAGTATCGGTATAGCCTTTTATCCAACGGACGGAAAAAATACCGATGAGCTAATGAAGAATGCAGATATGGCCATGTACCGCGCCAAAGAAGAAGGAAGAGACAATTACAAATTCTATTCCATGGATATGAATAAAGCCATGTCAAGAAAAATGGCGCTAGAAAAAGGGCTCCGAAAGGCTTTGAAAAACGAAGAATTTGTTCTTGTTTATCAACCACAGGTACATTTACAGACGGGGGAAATTGTCGGAGTGGAAACGTTACTTCGTTGGAATACAATGGAAGCAGGAATGGTATCACCGAATCAATTTATTCCCGTTGCCGAAGAGTCGGGACTGATCATCCCTATTGGGGAGTGGGTCCTAAAACAGGCATGTCTGCAGGGGAAAGCTTGGCATGATTTAGGACATACCCATATAAAAGTTGCCGTAAACTTATCACCTGTTCAATTCCTTCACGATCATTTAGTGGAAATGGTAAACAAGGCTCTAAGAACAACTGGCTTTAATCCAAATTATTTAGAGTTAGAAATTACCGAAGGTGTTGCTTTCACCGACGCAGAAGCGGCGATTAAAAAAATGCAAAACATACGAAATTTAGGGGTAAGAATATCCCTAGATGATTTTGGTACAGGATATTCCTCATTCATGTATCTCAAGCGATTTCCAATTAATACGTTGAAAATTCCTAAACCATTTAATCAGGATATCATGTTAAACCAAAAAGACAGAGCCTTAGTGGAAACAATTATTTACTTAGGCCATAGCCTAGGATTATCGGTCATTGCAGAAGGAATCGAAAACGAAGAGCAGTTGACGATTCTAAAAGAACTACATTGCGATGTCATTCAAGGTGACCTGTATAGTAAACCAATAAGTGTTACGCAAGTAGGTGCCATAATTGAAAGTAACAGGTCTATCTTAACCTACTAA
- a CDS encoding D-glycerate dehydrogenase produces the protein MKPKIYISRKLPETVVIRLSEICEVKMWDKEEEPVPRDVLEKEIQEVDGLYCLLTESIDRDLLHLGTRLRIVSNMAVGYNNIDVEAATERRIMVTNTPGVLTETTADLTFALLMATARRLVEASDYLREGSWKTWSPMQLTGQDIYGANLGIFGLGRIGEALARRARGFDMNILYHNRTRKLEAEEQYGIEYADKETLLRKSDFVCVLTPYTPETKNYIGAKELLLMKPTAALINTARGGIVNEDDLYQALKNGTIWAAGLDVFEEEPVRTDHPLLSLPNVVVLPHIGSASKNTRLKMSLLAAENLIQGLQGETPKNLINGQVEKG, from the coding sequence ATGAAACCAAAAATCTACATATCAAGGAAGCTTCCGGAAACAGTGGTTATTAGGTTATCTGAAATATGTGAAGTGAAAATGTGGGATAAGGAGGAGGAACCTGTACCTAGAGATGTACTAGAGAAGGAAATACAGGAGGTGGACGGCCTGTATTGTTTATTAACAGAAAGCATCGACCGGGACCTTTTACATTTAGGAACGAGATTAAGAATCGTTAGTAATATGGCGGTTGGCTATAACAATATCGATGTAGAGGCAGCGACAGAAAGAAGGATTATGGTCACCAATACACCAGGAGTTCTAACGGAGACAACGGCGGATTTAACCTTTGCGCTGTTAATGGCAACGGCAAGAAGACTCGTAGAAGCCTCTGATTATTTACGAGAGGGCAGCTGGAAAACATGGTCGCCAATGCAATTAACCGGGCAGGATATTTATGGAGCCAACTTAGGAATTTTCGGATTAGGCAGGATTGGGGAGGCTTTAGCGAGAAGAGCAAGAGGATTTGATATGAACATTTTATATCATAACCGCACCCGAAAGCTTGAAGCAGAGGAGCAGTACGGCATTGAGTATGCAGATAAAGAAACCTTGCTGCGTAAATCAGATTTCGTTTGTGTGTTGACACCCTATACACCAGAGACGAAAAATTATATTGGTGCAAAAGAGTTATTACTTATGAAACCAACTGCTGCTTTGATTAATACGGCTCGCGGAGGGATTGTGAATGAAGACGACCTGTATCAAGCATTAAAGAATGGGACGATTTGGGCTGCGGGTTTAGATGTATTTGAAGAGGAGCCGGTGAGAACAGATCACCCGCTGCTCAGCCTGCCGAATGTCGTTGTGCTGCCACACATTGGAAGTGCCAGTAAAAACACCCGATTAAAGATGTCGTTACTTGCTGCAGAAAATTTGATTCAGGGTCTACAGGGTGAAACGCCGAAAAACTTAATTAATGGCCAGGTAGAAAAAGGTTAG
- a CDS encoding cytochrome c, whose protein sequence is MKQLWIVFALSLLVLSGCSSNAANAKRPTDGGGLYKFSCLSCHGENLVGAAGPPVINMGSKYSEEEILKLLNDGVGMMPGGQLSKEEAKTVTKWLLEK, encoded by the coding sequence GTGAAGCAACTTTGGATTGTTTTTGCTCTCTCATTACTAGTACTCTCGGGATGTTCATCGAATGCTGCTAATGCAAAAAGACCTACGGATGGAGGAGGCCTTTATAAATTCAGCTGTCTATCCTGTCATGGAGAAAACTTGGTAGGGGCAGCGGGACCTCCAGTTATTAACATGGGAAGTAAGTATTCAGAAGAAGAAATACTGAAATTACTAAACGATGGAGTCGGTATGATGCCAGGCGGACAATTATCAAAAGAGGAAGCTAAAACTGTTACAAAATGGCTATTAGAAAAATAA
- a CDS encoding MOSC domain-containing protein, with protein sequence MNSRELIFLSKGLPKNKVYKDEAYVSGIWKEQCQELDVSFNQITGDQVANPEYHGGSDRVVCVYPFEHYAHWETVFGETLPASPFGENLTITGMKEDQVCIGDVFQIGEAVLQVSQGRYPCSTINKRNHNHLLLKRIIETGYTGYFFRVLEEGKITADSRIHKLLSHPAQITVASVHHLYFHDKSPSMEMIEKILSVEELAGQWRKYLLELKDK encoded by the coding sequence ATGAATAGTAGAGAATTGATTTTTTTAAGCAAGGGATTGCCGAAAAATAAGGTCTATAAGGATGAAGCCTATGTGTCCGGTATTTGGAAGGAACAATGTCAGGAGCTTGATGTAAGCTTTAATCAAATAACCGGTGATCAGGTTGCGAATCCTGAATATCATGGTGGTTCCGATCGAGTCGTTTGCGTGTATCCTTTTGAACATTATGCACATTGGGAAACTGTATTTGGTGAAACCTTACCTGCTTCTCCATTCGGAGAAAATTTAACAATAACAGGCATGAAGGAAGACCAGGTCTGTATTGGCGATGTTTTTCAGATAGGTGAGGCCGTCCTGCAGGTATCTCAAGGGCGATATCCATGCTCCACCATCAATAAACGCAATCATAACCATCTTCTTTTAAAAAGAATTATTGAGACAGGCTACACTGGATATTTTTTTAGAGTGCTGGAAGAAGGAAAAATAACAGCTGATTCCCGAATACATAAGCTGCTTTCACATCCTGCGCAGATAACTGTAGCCTCGGTCCATCATCTCTACTTCCATGACAAATCACCATCAATGGAAATGATAGAGAAAATATTGTCAGTCGAAGAGCTTGCCGGGCAATGGCGAAAGTATCTTCTTGAATTAAAAGATAAATAA
- a CDS encoding ATP-binding protein, producing MNKSGQITLVLISVLFSIFQTIVNHDDIFTVDFLIFTTIAWLVGWQYDRARFYGKKARDSEDNYKKLIDSLPKAVIIHQDHKVIYVNKEAVKMIGATQKEEVIGTSIHNYLFPEYKERLTERLKQVKKEKLPLNNIEYKFIRLDGSLFVFEGASMYITFEGKEAILSIGKDITERKAQTEQLLQKSEKLALLGQMAAGIAHEIRNPLTSIKGFIQLFKIEHHREEYYDIVLSELDRINNIVGEFLVLAKPTAAVFAEKDVKDLIKDVVTLINTQSILNNVQIFVEFECDLPKISCEENQLKQVFINILKNSIEAMPHGGNIDVRVKAKDEDKISILIIDQGVGIPKERIPTLGEPFYTTKEKGTGLGLMTCYKIIESHNGLLTVSSEVNEGTTIEILLPTITQRVFSLS from the coding sequence ATGAATAAATCGGGCCAAATAACACTCGTGTTAATTTCTGTACTTTTTTCTATTTTTCAAACCATTGTCAATCATGACGATATATTTACGGTAGACTTCCTTATTTTCACAACCATTGCCTGGCTCGTTGGCTGGCAATATGACCGGGCACGATTCTATGGAAAAAAAGCGCGTGACAGTGAAGATAACTATAAAAAATTAATAGATTCCCTGCCAAAAGCCGTTATTATTCACCAAGACCATAAGGTGATCTATGTGAATAAAGAAGCTGTAAAAATGATAGGTGCAACGCAAAAGGAAGAGGTAATTGGAACCTCGATACATAACTATCTTTTTCCGGAATATAAGGAACGACTAACCGAACGTTTGAAACAAGTAAAAAAAGAAAAACTTCCTTTAAACAATATCGAATACAAATTTATCCGGTTGGACGGTTCTCTCTTTGTCTTCGAAGGCGCTTCCATGTACATAACTTTCGAAGGAAAAGAGGCTATTTTGTCAATTGGAAAAGATATTACCGAAAGAAAAGCACAAACCGAGCAACTGCTGCAAAAATCGGAAAAATTAGCTCTCCTCGGCCAAATGGCTGCAGGCATTGCCCATGAAATTCGCAATCCGCTTACCTCCATTAAAGGATTCATTCAGCTATTCAAAATCGAGCATCATCGTGAAGAATACTATGATATTGTGTTATCCGAGCTAGACCGAATCAATAATATTGTCGGCGAATTTCTTGTCCTGGCAAAACCAACTGCGGCTGTTTTTGCAGAAAAAGATGTAAAAGATTTAATAAAAGATGTTGTAACTTTAATTAATACTCAATCTATTTTAAACAACGTACAAATTTTTGTAGAATTTGAATGTGACCTGCCTAAGATTAGCTGTGAGGAAAACCAGTTAAAGCAGGTTTTTATAAATATCCTCAAGAACTCCATCGAAGCCATGCCCCATGGCGGAAATATTGATGTGAGGGTGAAGGCAAAGGACGAGGACAAAATTTCGATCCTTATTATTGATCAGGGAGTTGGAATTCCAAAGGAACGCATTCCAACACTCGGTGAGCCCTTTTATACAACGAAGGAAAAAGGAACTGGCCTCGGTTTAATGACCTGTTATAAAATTATTGAAAGCCATAACGGTCTATTAACGGTTTCAAGTGAAGTAAATGAAGGAACTACAATTGAAATCCTTTTACCAACTATAACCCAGCGAGTATTTAGCCTTTCCTAA
- a CDS encoding SPOR domain-containing protein: MYKVFAGSFKSRENAQERVTFLRSRGIQSFIVTTIISGETWYRVQAGAFSTRDNAQRQVSEIKAKTGITAFIATETAASSTSTTPRSIDLNPTTILGPTQLSAEKMNEYVRTINPNAPLLGDYYKTLGEYYGIRGDVAFAQAMHETGYFRFTGDVRNGQNNFAGIGATGGGARGATFNTAEEGVLAHLQHLFAYATTAPLPNRYPLVDPRFHLVNRGSATTWTALNGKWAVPGTTYGQSILSLFQRMAQS; the protein is encoded by the coding sequence ATGTATAAAGTATTTGCCGGATCATTCAAGTCAAGAGAAAATGCACAGGAGCGAGTTACCTTCCTGCGTTCAAGAGGAATCCAATCCTTTATCGTTACCACAATAATCTCGGGCGAGACTTGGTACCGAGTCCAAGCCGGTGCATTTTCTACTAGGGACAACGCCCAAAGGCAAGTGTCAGAAATCAAAGCAAAGACAGGAATAACTGCTTTCATAGCAACAGAAACTGCTGCCTCCAGTACTAGTACAACTCCACGCTCCATTGATCTAAACCCAACCACCATTTTGGGACCTACCCAACTCTCCGCTGAAAAAATGAATGAATATGTCAGAACGATCAACCCTAATGCTCCATTACTGGGAGATTATTATAAAACGTTAGGTGAATATTATGGCATAAGAGGCGATGTAGCTTTCGCCCAAGCCATGCACGAAACAGGCTATTTTCGGTTTACAGGCGATGTAAGGAATGGGCAAAACAACTTTGCAGGAATTGGTGCGACAGGTGGTGGTGCCCGAGGTGCCACCTTTAATACAGCTGAGGAAGGTGTACTTGCACATCTTCAGCATTTGTTTGCTTATGCTACCACTGCACCTTTACCAAATCGATACCCATTAGTTGATCCTCGCTTCCATCTTGTCAACCGTGGTTCTGCCACAACCTGGACCGCATTAAACGGAAAATGGGCTGTACCAGGAACCACATATGGTCAATCGATCTTAAGTTTATTTCAAAGAATGGCTCAATCGTAA
- a CDS encoding DMT family transporter, which translates to MNQQENSRSIVLPLTISIIAISFSAIFVKWSDAPASILSMYRMMFASLLMLPIVWKNREEIKKITKKDWTFLFFSGVFLALHFVLWFGSLKLTTVASSTIILALQPIVSLIGGYFLFKERTTASALMTMGIAIIGAMMIGWGDFALSRDAILGDILSFLSVIAVVGYLMIGQSIVKKVSHWIYSFCVFFIATIVLTIYNVSANVAFSGYPAKEWGIFLLLATVPTISHIINNWLLNYVNATTISMSILGEPVGASILAVIMLNEHLANWQIAGGMLVLLGVFFFLIQQQKKIHIKGTVNSGT; encoded by the coding sequence ATGAACCAACAAGAGAATTCCAGATCTATTGTCTTACCGCTCACCATTTCGATTATTGCCATATCGTTTTCAGCAATCTTTGTAAAATGGTCAGACGCACCTGCATCGATATTGAGTATGTATCGCATGATGTTCGCAAGTCTATTAATGCTTCCTATCGTCTGGAAAAACCGCGAGGAAATTAAAAAAATCACAAAAAAGGATTGGACTTTTTTATTTTTTTCAGGCGTTTTTTTAGCTTTACACTTTGTCCTTTGGTTCGGTTCGTTAAAATTAACCACTGTTGCAAGTTCTACCATCATTCTTGCGCTGCAGCCTATTGTCTCACTAATCGGAGGGTACTTTCTATTTAAAGAACGAACAACGGCTTCCGCATTGATGACAATGGGAATTGCGATTATCGGCGCAATGATGATTGGCTGGGGTGACTTTGCTTTAAGCCGGGATGCTATTCTAGGAGACATCCTATCCTTTTTAAGTGTCATTGCCGTGGTTGGCTACCTAATGATTGGCCAAAGCATTGTAAAAAAAGTATCCCATTGGATTTATAGCTTTTGTGTGTTTTTCATTGCAACCATTGTTCTAACAATCTATAACGTAAGCGCAAATGTTGCTTTTAGCGGATACCCCGCAAAGGAATGGGGGATTTTCCTTTTACTTGCTACCGTACCTACAATAAGCCATATCATCAATAATTGGCTCTTAAACTATGTCAATGCTACAACGATTTCCATGAGTATATTAGGTGAACCCGTGGGAGCATCGATATTAGCCGTTATTATGCTAAATGAGCATCTAGCTAACTGGCAAATTGCAGGTGGAATGCTCGTCCTCCTCGGTGTCTTTTTCTTTTTAATACAACAGCAAAAAAAGATTCATATTAAAGGAACCGTTAATAGCGGAACATAA
- a CDS encoding aminotransferase — MKEHQHYLSEMVKELKPSGIRKFFDLAASIKGVISLGVGEPDFITPWSIREAAILSLEEGYTSYTANPGLLELREEISFYLNRRFGVKYNPVDQVIVTAGASQAIDLSFRAILNPGDEVLIIEPAFVSYAPLVTLAGGKPIPVSTHPSNGFKLTPEQIENAITSRTKAILLCSPNNPTGTYLNKEELTNLASVIIKHDLLVVSDEIYAELTYDEEYTSFASIEGMYERTILINGFSKGFAMTGWRLGFLAAPKPFTEQMVKILQYTTMCAPHMLQHGAIEALRNTYHEVESMRRSYRRRRNYIVQSLNHIGLDCHTPGGAFYVFPSIKKTGMTSEQFAEELLLAEKVAVVPGSAFGESGEGYVRCSYATSMEQLQEAVKRMERFMNSLEEKKKHTQELYTNN, encoded by the coding sequence ATGAAGGAACATCAACACTATTTATCGGAGATGGTAAAAGAACTAAAACCATCTGGAATTAGGAAGTTTTTTGACCTGGCTGCTTCCATTAAAGGAGTCATTTCTTTAGGGGTCGGTGAGCCGGACTTTATTACTCCGTGGAGCATTCGGGAAGCAGCAATTCTTTCATTAGAAGAAGGCTATACTTCTTACACGGCCAATCCCGGTTTACTAGAATTAAGGGAGGAAATTTCCTTCTACTTAAATCGACGATTTGGTGTAAAGTATAATCCTGTCGACCAAGTAATCGTGACAGCCGGTGCTAGTCAGGCGATTGACCTATCTTTCCGTGCTATTTTGAACCCGGGAGACGAAGTATTGATTATTGAACCTGCTTTCGTTTCTTATGCGCCATTAGTCACCTTGGCAGGCGGGAAGCCAATACCAGTCTCAACACACCCTAGTAATGGCTTTAAACTTACACCCGAACAAATCGAAAATGCTATTACCAGTCGGACAAAAGCAATATTGTTGTGTTCACCAAATAACCCAACGGGAACCTATCTAAACAAAGAAGAATTAACAAACCTTGCATCTGTAATCATAAAACACGACTTACTCGTCGTCTCGGATGAAATCTATGCAGAATTAACCTATGATGAAGAATATACAAGCTTTGCTTCTATTGAAGGCATGTACGAGCGAACCATCTTAATTAACGGCTTCTCAAAAGGATTTGCCATGACAGGCTGGCGATTAGGTTTCTTAGCTGCACCAAAACCATTCACAGAACAAATGGTAAAAATCTTACAATATACCACCATGTGTGCACCACATATGCTGCAGCATGGTGCCATCGAGGCTTTACGAAATACCTATCACGAAGTGGAAAGCATGAGAAGAAGTTACCGTAGAAGACGGAATTACATCGTTCAATCCTTAAACCATATTGGATTGGACTGCCACACTCCAGGTGGAGCATTCTATGTCTTCCCTTCTATTAAGAAAACTGGTATGACTTCTGAACAATTTGCTGAAGAACTTCTACTAGCAGAAAAAGTAGCAGTCGTACCTGGAAGTGCCTTTGGCGAGAGTGGCGAAGGCTATGTACGGTGCTCCTATGCGACTTCAATGGAACAACTACAAGAAGCCGTAAAACGAATGGAACGTTTCATGAATTCATTGGAAGAAAAGAAAAAGCATACCCAAGAGCTTTATACAAACAACTAA